TGTGGTTCATGCTGCTGATGCCGCTCTCGGAGTTGCCCGAGAAGGTGACGCACTGCAGATGAAACTGACTCGAGGCGACGTTGCCGTACACGATGTTGTTGTCGAAGGACAGGTTCGTGGGCGAGCCGGACACGTTCACCATGCCGCGGTAGCCGGAGCTGGTGCCCAGCTGGCCGGCCTTCTCGTTCATGCCGTAGAAGGTGTTGTTGAAGACGGCGGTGTTCTGCACGTTGTGCAAGATCAAGAGCTTCTGTTTGATGTGCTTCACCACGTTGTTGTAGACGCGAAAATCCGTGAACGTCGCGGCTTCGCCCCACAGGTAGATGCCCATGCTGGTGAAGTCGTTGGGCGCGGCTTGCGGGTCGTCCGCCGGGTCGTCCCAGATGAAGTTGTTCCGGATGGTGAAGTTCTTCAGCGTGTCGTTCAGCGTGCTGCCGGCGGAGCCCGGCTCGCAGGAGATGTCCAGTCCCGTGGTGTGGAAGCCGTGGTAGAGCACGTTGTTCTCGATGGTGACGTTCTCGAACGTGAGGTTCGGATGAGAACGGCCATTGTCGAGATAGACGTTGTAGGAAATGTTGCGACGACCGCTGTCGTGGATCTCGTTGTTCCGCACCAGCATGTCGGAGTGCCACACCTGTAGCCCCATGGCGGCGCTACCACCCTGGATGCCGACGTAGCCCACGTGGCAGTTCTGGATGGTGAGGCCGCGGACCTCGTAGTCCATGGGCCAGCCGTCGTCGTAGCCGTACATGGTGGTGTACATCAGCTGAAGGCCGTCCAGCGTGACGTACTGCTGGGGCTGGTTGCTCTCCATGCTCACCGCCGCGCGCCGCTGCGGCACCTCCACGAACGCGTAGCGGTCGTCCGGATCTTCGGGGGCGTACACGTACACGTGGTCGTTCTGCCAGCACCAGTCGTACTCCTGTGTGAGCTGGGAGTAGCTCGAGCCGCAGGTCGGCACCGCGTCCGTCTGCTGCACACGCCCCCAGGTGGTGCCGCCGCTCTTCTCACCGAAGAAGATGCTGCTGGCCTTGCCCACGTTGGGCTCGTTCACGACGCTGCCGGATTGCCACACGTTGGCCGCGCC
The window above is part of the Polyangiaceae bacterium genome. Proteins encoded here:
- a CDS encoding right-handed parallel beta-helix repeat-containing protein is translated as SGGATGGSGGQINAPPMCQDGTENGDETGVDCGGSCPNQDCCTNGYADVDAGETGVDCGGGSCGACSGAKTYFVASDGNDSATGTLPTTPWKTIGKVNGAALKPGDHVLFRRGDTWREELSITWSGSDGSPITFGSYGQGAKPRILGSAQATDFTAVSGAANVWQSGSVVNEPNVGKASSIFFGEKSGGTTWGRVQQTDAVPTCGSSYSQLTQEYDWCWQNDHVYVYAPEDPDDRYAFVEVPQRRAAVSMESNQPQQYVTLDGLQLMYTTMYGYDDGWPMDYEVRGLTIQNCHVGYVGIQGGSAAMGLQVWHSDMLVRNNEIHDSGRRNISYNVYLDNGRSHPNLTFENVTIENNVLYHGFHTTGLDISCEPGSAGSTLNDTLKNFTIRNNFIWDDPADDPQAAPNDFTSMGIYLWGEAATFTDFRVYNNVVKHIKQKLLILHNVQNTAVFNNTFYGMNEKAGQLGTSSGYRGMVNVSGSPTNLSFDNNIVYGNVASSQFHLQCVTFSGNSESGISSMNHNLYYQEHPDQTLVSASPGSWDMTEWSAYQGSGLGFDQQSPAPADPAFVNALQNDFHLTATSPAVDQGMDVTGRTTDFYGNPISGTPDIGAVEYSP